The Pungitius pungitius chromosome 10, fPunPun2.1, whole genome shotgun sequence DNA window TTGCAATCCACATCCTTAAGTGGGTTGAATCTGTTGCAAAGGTTTAGTCTTATACTGAGTGATGTAGAGACATAACAGTGGGGTGTGGTTCTATGACTGTCTTGTGCTCTTTGTATTTAAGAGCTTGTGAAATGTCTGCATAAATTCCTGGTTTACAATAATTGCATTAAGTGCCCCCAACATAACATAAAAATGTCCATTTGGTCATACATGCAGCCAATGATTTATACAGATAATAGTTAAAGATATATCTTCAACAGCACAAACACTGACAATGTAAATGCTTTGTGAGTCAACATACACTGAGGGTTATATTCATTAGTCATGTAGAGCAGACTGGAACATTCTGCAGAGATCTCGGTACATCCTAAAAAcatattgttttctttctcacatTGGAATCATTTAACATTGATCTAAAtggcggtaaaaaaaaaaaatctctttcgTATCTTTGTCAATTTTAATCCATAAATTAGAGGATTCATCACAGGGGGAATGAGGAGGAATTCTATACTGATGAAGTTCTGAAGGCTCTGAGGTGAATCTGTAGAGCTAAATcgcaaataaatatattcaaaaagaGTTCCAAAAATGAACgtgactaaagagactaaatgaGGCACACATGTCTGCATAAACTTCACCCTGTCATCTTTAGACTTCACACAAGTTCTAATAAGATGCATATAAGTCCAAATTATGAAAAAtccatgagaaaaataaatgatcattgTAAAATATGCAGTTATGTCATTTGAAAAGGTATCAGATTCATAACAAGCAAGTTGAACAATTACCCAGTTCAAACAAAACAGTCTGTCAATGTTTACACCACATAACCTCAGTCTTGATGTTAGCACAACATTGATGGAAAAGATGCAGAAAGGTGTGAACCAGGAGAAACATATCAGCTGAGAGACCTTGCTCTTTGTCATGACAGACTGGTAGTGAAGAGGTCGACATATAGCCAGATATCTGTCGTAGGCCATGACTGCTAGGATGGATAATTCACAGCatataaatgaatacatgacaAAAGCCTGTAAAAGGCACCATTCATAGGATATCTGTtgagaggaagaaaacagaTCAAAGAGGAACTTGGGGTAGAAACCTGTGGTCCCATAAAGACTATTCATGCAAAAACtacataaaaaaatgtacatgggTTCATGTAAGTTTTGATCCAAGATAATAATCATGATGACAGAgatattgaaaaacaaaatcatacAGTAATACAGTAAAGTGAGTGAAACGAGTGTTACTCTGTAATCATTTGCCTCGTTTAACCCTGATagaaagaacatttttacaACAGAAACATTATCCATAATAAGATAAGTAGTTGTCATACCTCTCCTCAAATTCTACTTGCTCTGTGTCACAGCATGAATGTCTACAGAAAGAAAGGTTACACCGTGCTGAAGCTGCACCTCCATCAAAGTCTGTGTTCCCTCTACACCTGCTTTTATAACAGctttgacaacaacaacaaatccaacTGGGAATTTACAGAGTTAGAAAGCAAAGCTAGAAAGCAAAGTTAATGTACAAGCTTttgacatgaaatgttcacCAGATGTTGATAACAACTCAAGTactacatacaaagaaaccaaaacaaagaagttcagaaataaagttatgtgtaataatgtgaaatgacaaagGCAAAAAGTTATGTCTAATGTGCGACTTGCGGCATAGCCAGCCAACCCTGTGCCACGTTCACTGAAAGAGGCTATGGTGACAAGAACCGGATAGGTTGGAAGAGGGAATAGTTTCTAAAGTGGATCAAAGTCAATGGGGGTCCCCAATCGTGGTGGCAACCAAAGGGTGATAAATCGATCTGCATCTGTGGTAATTACAAGGTCACGATAAATGACCAACTGAAGTAGAGACGTACCCCCCTGCCCAACACTGAGGATTTATTTGCGACCTTAACTGGTCGAAAGTGTTTGTCAAAGTTAGATCTCTCGCATGCTCTCACCAGCAATTGAGATTAGACAAAGTGTCACGAGGGAGAcgaggtcgagggcaaggagggaggacccagacgcggagttgaaaaataaaaagactttaattgtcaaaactcacaaaatcaaaatcgctccaaccaaaaaaaggggaggaaggaggagaaaacaaaacagacaaaaacagggacctggacttggaaacatgaaacagacttgacttgattTACTtgaacgttgacatgtaatgacgccacaggggacaacaggcacacggggcttaaatacacgagggaggtgcaggtgattggacacaggtggaaacactcaggcaatcacgggacaaggcaggaagtgaagttaacccaggaccacaaggaacatgaaacttcaaactaagacagggaaagagaccaaaccgtgacagaacccccccctcaaggaccgaattccagacggtcctaaaggggggcagaaccatgaaaatcagacaaggggcgggagggtggggacccgacagctatggtccggcggcctgccggggcggcggccgggcgtggggtgctctgggggtctgccgggtcggcgaccgggcctcggggtctcagggggtctgccgggtcggcgaccgggcctcggggtctcggggggcgccgagctgtgcggctccggcgtcgtcgtggcgtggcgcgccgggctgtgcggctccggcatcGTCGTGGCGCGCcaggctgtgcggctccggcgtcgttgtggcgtggggcgcagtcTTGGAGACTAGTgcctgggggccggaacgggcggagactagTGCCTGGgagccggaacgggcggagactggagcctGGGGGcgggaacgggcggagactggagcctgggggccggaacgggcggagactggagcctgggggccggaacgggcggagactggagtctgggggccggaacgggcggagactggagtctgggggccggaacgggcggagactggagtctgggggccggaacgggcggagactggagtctgggggtcggaacgggcggagactggagtatgggggccggaacgggcggagactggagtctgggggccggaacgggcggagacgagactctgggggccggaacgggcggagacgagactctgggggccggaacgggcggagacgagactctgggggccggaacgggcggaggtcttggagctgggggcgtgggtcttggagcagggggcgtgggtcttggagcagggggcgtgggtcttggagcagggggcgtgggtcttggagctgggggcgtgggtcttggagctgg harbors:
- the LOC119228895 gene encoding olfactory receptor 11H6-like; translated protein: MDNVSVVKMFFLSGLNEANDYRVTLVSLTLLYYCMILFFNISVIMIIILDQNLHEPMYIFLCSFCMNSLYGTTGFYPKFLFDLFSSSQQISYEWCLLQAFVMYSFICCELSILAVMAYDRYLAICRPLHYQSVMTKSKVSQLICFSWFTPFCIFSINVVLTSRLRLCGVNIDRLFCLNWVIVQLACYESDTFSNDITAYFTMIIYFSHGFFIIWTYMHLIRTCVKSKDDRVKFMQTCVPHLVSLVTFIFGTLFEYIYLRFSSTDSPQSLQNFISIEFLLIPPVMNPLIYGLKLTKIRKRFFFFTAI